A part of Propioniciclava coleopterorum genomic DNA contains:
- a CDS encoding response regulator transcription factor, protein MRPPVTVAIVDDDAIVRSALVSYVSATPGFHVVHECTDGAQAVEVIVNAPVDVVITDVRMPKLDGIRATEALRRALPDIKILVITSFDEDDAVREALQAGANGFLLKDTSPRGLIDAIRAVMEGSSVVSPGPITSLLLNQKRPKPEPPADLGLSPRELHVLQLLCAAYSNTEIASELHVTESTVKTHVSAIMMKLNVTSRLKAVVRAYELGLVNRA, encoded by the coding sequence ATGAGGCCGCCCGTCACCGTCGCGATCGTCGACGACGACGCCATTGTCCGGTCGGCACTGGTCTCCTACGTGTCCGCAACCCCCGGCTTCCATGTGGTGCACGAGTGCACCGACGGCGCCCAGGCCGTCGAGGTCATCGTCAACGCGCCGGTGGACGTCGTCATCACCGACGTCCGGATGCCCAAGCTGGACGGCATCCGTGCCACCGAGGCGCTGCGCCGGGCGCTCCCGGACATCAAGATCCTCGTCATCACCTCCTTCGACGAGGACGACGCGGTCCGCGAGGCGCTGCAGGCCGGCGCCAACGGCTTCCTGCTCAAGGACACCTCTCCGCGCGGCCTCATCGACGCGATCCGTGCCGTCATGGAGGGCAGCTCGGTGGTCTCCCCCGGGCCCATCACGAGCCTGCTGCTGAACCAGAAGCGCCCCAAGCCCGAGCCGCCCGCCGACCTGGGCCTGAGCCCGCGCGAACTCCACGTCCTGCAACTGCTGTGCGCCGCCTACAGCAACACCGAGATCGCCTCGGAGCTCCACGTGACGGAGTCCACGGTCAAGACGCACGTGTCGGCGATCATGATGAAGCTCAACGTCACCTCGCGCCTGAAGGCCGTCGTGCGCGCGTACGAGCTGGGCCTGGTCAACCGCGCCTGA
- a CDS encoding YbdD/YjiX family protein produces MTEPAARAASAATDRSAGTPADRLVALAREIRRFARGILGSDAYDKYLHHHRVTGCQAPPLSEKEFWRAKYRDQDLNPRSRCC; encoded by the coding sequence TTGACCGAACCGGCAGCGCGGGCCGCCTCGGCGGCCACCGACCGGTCGGCGGGCACCCCCGCCGACCGGTTGGTCGCGCTCGCGCGGGAGATCCGGCGGTTCGCCCGCGGCATCCTGGGCTCGGACGCCTACGACAAGTACCTCCACCATCACAGGGTGACGGGCTGCCAGGCCCCGCCGCTGTCGGAGAAGGAGTTCTGGCGGGCCAAGTACCGCGACCAGGACCTCAATCCCCGCTCCCGCTGCTGCTGA
- a CDS encoding biotin-dependent carboxyltransferase family protein: protein MLRTGPLATIQDGGRPGWAHVGVTGSGAADRGALRLANRLVGNPQDAAAIETVLGGLALTATDSLALAVTGAHAPATLNGAPVPHAVVLYLTAGDTLALGTPAAGLRSYVAVSGGCVTDEVLGGRSTDTLSGLGPAPLRPGDRVPVGEQPAVETLHPQAPPLHADAEVLVLEVLPGPRSHWLADLDALGGPWRVTDQADRVGVRLAGTPLARRPEFVGVELPSEGVVRGAIQLPGSGQPVVFGPDHPVTGGYPVIGVVTEASCDLLAQARPGQAVVLRPPR from the coding sequence GTGCTCCGCACCGGCCCGCTCGCCACTATCCAGGACGGCGGTCGTCCCGGATGGGCGCACGTGGGGGTCACCGGGTCGGGCGCGGCCGACCGGGGCGCGCTGCGCCTGGCGAACCGCCTCGTGGGCAACCCCCAGGACGCCGCGGCGATCGAGACGGTCCTGGGCGGCCTGGCCCTCACCGCGACCGACTCCCTCGCGCTCGCGGTCACCGGCGCGCACGCGCCCGCCACGCTCAACGGCGCCCCGGTCCCACACGCCGTCGTGCTCTACCTCACTGCGGGCGACACCCTCGCCCTCGGGACGCCGGCTGCTGGGCTGCGCAGCTACGTGGCCGTCTCGGGCGGCTGCGTCACCGACGAGGTCCTGGGCGGCCGCAGCACCGACACGCTCTCGGGCCTGGGGCCCGCGCCGCTGCGCCCCGGCGACCGCGTCCCGGTGGGCGAGCAGCCCGCCGTCGAGACCCTGCACCCGCAGGCGCCGCCGCTGCACGCCGACGCCGAGGTGCTCGTCCTGGAGGTGCTGCCCGGGCCCCGCAGCCACTGGCTCGCCGATCTGGACGCGCTGGGCGGCCCCTGGCGGGTCACGGACCAGGCCGACCGAGTCGGCGTCCGCTTGGCCGGGACGCCCCTGGCGCGTCGCCCGGAGTTCGTCGGGGTCGAGCTGCCGAGCGAGGGCGTCGTGCGCGGTGCCATCCAGCTGCCGGGCAGCGGCCAGCCGGTCGTCTTCGGGCCGGATCACCCGGTGACGGGCGGCTACCCGGTGATCGGGGTGGTCACCGAGGCGTCCTGCGACCTGCTGGCGCAGGCGCGTCCCGGGCAGGCCGTGGTGCTCCGCCCGCCGCGCTGA
- a CDS encoding carbon starvation CstA family protein: MQTPMPGNPGPSDAPPSDDPLAAERPAIEVDPAVEQQHATWTPTKIAVWVVISLIGAFSWWMIAFSRGESINAVWFVFAAIASYLIAYRFYSKYIQDKLVHPNNRRATPAETHYDGKDFVPTDRRILYGHHFAAIAGAGPLVGPVLAAQMGYLPGTIWIIVGVILAGAVQDYLVLFVSMRRKGRSLGQMARDELGLFGGIAAFVATLSIMLIIVAILAMVVVNALGESSWGVYSVGLTIPIALFMGFYLRYLRPGKVMEVSVIGCVLLMFAIISGRWVSQSDLGHQLFALDRPTIAWIIIAYGFIAAVLPVWMLLAPRDYLSTFMKIGVIAMLAVAIIVVRPEIHVPAITRFAEAGDGPVFSGKLFPFLFVTIACGALSGFHAMISSGTTPKLVEKESQTRLIGYGGMLMESFVAIMAFVAALSIDQGIYFAMNSSAAATGGTVEGAAAFVNSLGLVNADGSAVTVTAETLAGTAKEVGEASVVSRTGGAPTLAVGLSQIMHSLIPGEGMASFWYHFAIMFEALFILTSVDAGTRVARFMASDALGNIHARFRDLNWRVGAWITTGLMVAGWGSILVMGVNDPLGGINTLFPLFGIANQLLAAVALSICLVIFARKGYTWQLLIIAVPMVFTAVITVYGSFLKIFDPNPSIGYWANHVVYRDAIAAGKTSLGAAKNLGQMETVVFNTAVQGSLSILFVVCGLIVMIVSSIKAIQALRGIGIIDTEEPAVPSKMFAPTGILANPAERELEKEWAAFYAKHPEQNLEGTGH, encoded by the coding sequence ATGCAGACACCCATGCCGGGCAACCCCGGCCCCTCCGACGCGCCCCCGTCGGACGACCCGCTCGCCGCCGAGCGTCCGGCCATCGAGGTCGACCCCGCCGTCGAGCAGCAGCACGCGACGTGGACGCCCACCAAGATCGCCGTCTGGGTCGTCATCTCCCTGATCGGCGCCTTCTCCTGGTGGATGATCGCGTTCAGCCGCGGCGAGTCGATCAACGCGGTGTGGTTCGTGTTCGCGGCCATCGCGTCCTACCTGATCGCGTACCGGTTCTACTCCAAGTACATCCAGGACAAGCTCGTCCACCCCAACAACCGGCGGGCGACGCCGGCGGAGACGCACTACGACGGCAAGGACTTCGTCCCCACCGACCGCCGCATCCTGTACGGCCACCACTTCGCGGCCATCGCCGGCGCGGGGCCGCTCGTCGGTCCGGTGCTCGCCGCTCAGATGGGCTACCTGCCCGGAACCATCTGGATCATCGTCGGCGTCATCCTGGCCGGCGCCGTCCAGGACTACCTCGTGCTGTTCGTCTCGATGCGCCGCAAGGGCCGCTCGCTGGGGCAGATGGCCCGCGACGAGCTGGGCCTGTTCGGCGGCATCGCGGCGTTCGTCGCGACGCTGTCGATCATGCTGATCATCGTCGCCATCCTCGCGATGGTCGTCGTCAACGCGCTCGGCGAGAGCTCGTGGGGCGTCTACTCGGTCGGCCTGACGATCCCGATCGCGCTGTTCATGGGCTTCTACCTGCGCTACCTGCGTCCGGGCAAGGTCATGGAGGTCTCGGTCATCGGCTGCGTCCTGCTGATGTTCGCCATCATCTCGGGCCGCTGGGTGTCGCAGTCGGATCTGGGTCACCAGCTGTTCGCGCTCGACCGCCCGACCATCGCGTGGATCATCATCGCCTACGGCTTCATCGCCGCCGTCCTGCCGGTGTGGATGCTGCTGGCCCCGCGCGACTACCTCTCGACGTTCATGAAGATCGGCGTCATCGCGATGTTGGCCGTCGCGATCATCGTGGTGCGCCCGGAGATCCACGTGCCCGCGATCACCCGCTTCGCCGAGGCGGGCGACGGGCCGGTCTTCAGCGGCAAACTGTTCCCGTTCCTCTTCGTGACCATCGCCTGCGGCGCCCTGTCGGGCTTCCACGCGATGATCAGCTCGGGCACGACGCCCAAGCTGGTGGAGAAGGAGTCCCAGACCCGCCTCATCGGCTACGGCGGCATGCTCATGGAATCCTTCGTGGCCATCATGGCGTTCGTCGCCGCGCTGTCCATCGACCAGGGCATCTACTTCGCCATGAACTCCTCGGCGGCCGCCACGGGCGGCACGGTCGAGGGCGCGGCGGCGTTCGTGAACTCGTTGGGGCTGGTCAACGCGGACGGCTCCGCCGTCACCGTGACCGCCGAGACGCTGGCCGGCACCGCCAAGGAGGTCGGCGAGGCGTCCGTGGTGTCCCGGACGGGCGGAGCGCCCACGCTGGCCGTGGGCCTGTCGCAGATCATGCACTCGCTCATCCCCGGCGAGGGGATGGCCAGCTTCTGGTACCACTTCGCCATCATGTTCGAGGCGCTGTTCATCCTCACCTCGGTGGACGCCGGCACCCGTGTCGCCCGCTTCATGGCCTCGGACGCCCTGGGCAACATCCACGCCCGCTTCCGCGACCTGAACTGGCGCGTCGGAGCCTGGATCACCACCGGGCTGATGGTCGCGGGCTGGGGGTCGATCCTCGTCATGGGCGTCAACGACCCGCTGGGCGGCATCAACACGCTGTTCCCGCTCTTCGGCATCGCCAACCAGCTGCTCGCGGCCGTCGCGCTGTCGATCTGCCTGGTGATCTTCGCCCGCAAGGGGTACACGTGGCAGCTGCTGATCATCGCGGTCCCGATGGTCTTCACCGCGGTCATCACGGTGTACGGCTCGTTCCTGAAGATCTTCGACCCCAACCCGTCCATCGGCTACTGGGCCAACCACGTCGTCTACCGGGACGCCATCGCCGCCGGCAAGACGTCGCTGGGGGCCGCCAAGAACCTCGGCCAGATGGAGACGGTCGTGTTCAACACCGCCGTCCAGGGCTCGCTGTCGATCCTGTTCGTGGTCTGCGGCCTGATCGTGATGATCGTGTCGTCGATCAAGGCCATCCAGGCGCTGCGGGGCATCGGCATCATCGACACCGAGGAGCCGGCGGTACCCTCGAAGATGTTCGCCCCCACCGGCATCCTGGCCAACCCGGCCGAGCGCGAACTGGAGAAGGAGTGGGCGGCGTTCTACGCCAAGCACCCCGAGCAGAACCTCGAAGGGACGGGTCACTGA
- a CDS encoding FABP family protein — protein sequence MELHPHTEALGGLIGTWRGRGHGSYPTIDDFDYADEWVFSHSGKPFVGFVQRTRMNDEPRHTESGYLRSPGPGLLEIVAALPTGQAESGTGSFRVEDDQTLVLSTDATVTNTPSAKTVARIVRSFRLRGDRLDVETFMDAVGQGLTRHLVAALERVPSP from the coding sequence ATGGAACTGCATCCCCACACCGAGGCGCTCGGCGGACTGATCGGGACCTGGCGCGGCCGGGGCCACGGCTCCTACCCGACCATCGACGACTTCGACTACGCCGACGAGTGGGTCTTCAGCCACTCGGGCAAGCCGTTCGTCGGGTTCGTGCAGCGGACCCGCATGAACGACGAGCCCCGCCACACCGAGTCGGGCTACCTCCGCTCGCCCGGCCCCGGGCTGCTCGAGATCGTCGCCGCGCTGCCCACCGGCCAGGCCGAATCCGGCACGGGGTCCTTCCGCGTCGAGGACGACCAGACGCTCGTGCTGTCCACCGACGCGACGGTGACCAACACCCCCTCGGCCAAGACCGTCGCGCGCATCGTGCGGTCGTTCCGCCTGCGCGGCGATCGACTGGATGTGGAGACCTTCATGGACGCCGTCGGGCAGGGGCTGACCCGCCATCTCGTCGCCGCGCTGGAGCGCGTGCCGTCCCCCTGA
- a CDS encoding FBP domain-containing protein has product MKALTEDGVRGCFVNATDAELERLDLPWWFDATLWDSLDYFGWTDPALPERGYLVADTSFGLVGAVLRLPKNRPQGRRALCSLCYTQHKSQGALLMVANRAGRAGRNHNTVGTYICADLSCSLYLRGLRRAFGGGMLPETLDPEARIRRLNERVEDFLGRVLVDD; this is encoded by the coding sequence ATGAAGGCGCTCACCGAGGACGGGGTGCGCGGCTGCTTCGTCAACGCCACGGACGCCGAGCTCGAGCGCCTCGACCTGCCCTGGTGGTTCGACGCCACGCTGTGGGACTCCCTCGACTACTTCGGCTGGACCGACCCGGCGCTGCCCGAGCGGGGGTACCTCGTCGCCGACACGTCCTTCGGCTTGGTCGGCGCGGTGCTGCGCCTCCCGAAGAACCGGCCGCAGGGACGCCGCGCGCTGTGCAGCCTGTGCTACACCCAGCACAAGAGCCAGGGCGCGCTGCTGATGGTCGCCAACCGGGCGGGGCGGGCCGGCCGCAACCACAACACCGTCGGGACCTACATCTGCGCGGACCTCTCCTGCTCGCTGTACCTGCGCGGTCTGCGGCGGGCGTTCGGCGGCGGCATGCTGCCGGAGACGCTCGATCCCGAGGCGCGGATCCGCCGCCTCAACGAGCGCGTCGAAGACTTCCTCGGACGCGTCCTCGTGGACGACTGA
- a CDS encoding HAD family hydrolase, producing MPLLLLDLDNTLVDRAGAFRTWAASYLAERGDSPDLLEEMVVADGDGLHHKPGVAAAITSLLGLGQDEQDAIITTLRAGVVEHLTLVPDAEAALAAARGAGWTPFIVTNGVVAQQEAKIHTLGLDRLVDGWVVSEGVGFTKPDPRIFTVAAERAGQSLDGAWMVGDSAEADIAGAHAAGIASVYLSRGRAWTASVTEPTAFADSLGEAVRVALASR from the coding sequence ATGCCGCTGCTCCTGCTCGATCTCGATAACACCCTCGTCGACCGCGCCGGGGCGTTCCGCACCTGGGCCGCGTCCTACCTCGCCGAACGCGGCGACTCCCCCGACCTGCTGGAGGAGATGGTCGTCGCCGACGGCGACGGCCTCCACCACAAGCCCGGGGTGGCGGCGGCGATCACCTCGCTGCTCGGACTGGGCCAAGACGAGCAGGACGCCATCATCACCACCCTGCGCGCCGGCGTCGTCGAACACCTGACCCTGGTCCCGGACGCCGAGGCGGCGCTCGCGGCCGCCCGCGGGGCGGGCTGGACCCCGTTCATCGTGACCAACGGCGTCGTCGCCCAGCAGGAGGCGAAGATCCACACGCTCGGGCTGGACCGGCTCGTGGACGGCTGGGTCGTGTCGGAGGGCGTGGGCTTCACCAAGCCCGACCCGCGAATCTTCACCGTCGCGGCCGAGCGGGCCGGGCAGAGCCTCGACGGGGCCTGGATGGTCGGCGACTCCGCGGAGGCCGACATCGCGGGCGCGCACGCCGCCGGTATCGCGTCGGTCTACCTCAGCAGGGGTCGGGCCTGGACCGCGTCCGTCACCGAGCCCACCGCCTTCGCCGATTCGCTCGGCGAGGCCGTCCGGGTCGCGCTCGCGTCGCGTTGA
- a CDS encoding substrate-binding domain-containing protein produces the protein MASGANVATWAEPRREGFLTACEERDLPVPRIAAVELPPAGTAADAAAILREWRTGEDPVTAVGAYNDAVAALVLAAARELGLVVPRDLAVIGVDDEAYATLLDPPLSTIRVPMDERADELFDTAMRLTGDEVAPLEPDPLSLFVIPRGTA, from the coding sequence ATGGCCAGCGGCGCCAACGTGGCCACCTGGGCCGAGCCGCGCAGGGAGGGTTTCCTCACCGCGTGCGAGGAGCGCGACCTGCCGGTCCCGCGGATCGCCGCGGTGGAACTGCCGCCCGCCGGGACGGCTGCGGATGCGGCCGCGATCCTGCGCGAGTGGCGCACAGGCGAGGACCCCGTGACGGCCGTCGGCGCCTACAACGACGCCGTCGCCGCGCTGGTGCTGGCCGCCGCCCGCGAGCTGGGACTCGTCGTGCCGCGCGACCTCGCCGTGATCGGGGTGGACGACGAGGCGTACGCGACGCTGCTCGACCCCCCGCTGAGCACGATCCGGGTCCCGATGGACGAGCGGGCCGACGAACTGTTCGACACCGCGATGCGCCTCACCGGTGACGAGGTGGCTCCCCTCGAGCCCGACCCGTTGTCGTTGTTCGTGATCCCCCGCGGCACCGCCTGA
- a CDS encoding sensor histidine kinase — MQAPPLRRWRGQLPGWLARLGASGFPEAVVATVLFLYFEVFGSNGVGVRGTEFAINVVMSMSAGIVGRWPRAGVIGAAVGLLLMLLNPLEFLRFSALAAFVPLISTGVRGHARLCNIASVGYFVLLVVLTVPISGELRQQLDSAMLWAILIALTRFASHTVDRLRRETRAQAGLRVDALRQQRRGIAHDLHDTVAYSTTTMIMRAEQMKLRATDPELQADLDFIITTGRRSVRDLRGMMETLRRNDPALDTGEVSMWRLVKVSDVIVERVAELAAHGLALQVSAPDDLDSLPESVRETLGKLIVEATSNMVKHAAPGPCRLLIESDAAWVEAVFTNRVDPQLPISDEGLGLLGAAERVEALGGELEATEASGTWIVRAQLPLGE, encoded by the coding sequence ATGCAAGCCCCGCCACTGCGCCGCTGGCGCGGCCAGCTTCCCGGCTGGCTGGCACGCCTGGGCGCGAGCGGCTTCCCGGAGGCCGTGGTGGCCACGGTGCTGTTCCTGTACTTCGAGGTCTTCGGGTCCAACGGCGTGGGGGTGCGCGGCACCGAGTTCGCGATCAACGTCGTGATGTCGATGTCGGCGGGCATCGTGGGCCGGTGGCCCCGCGCCGGCGTCATCGGGGCGGCCGTCGGACTGCTGCTCATGCTGCTGAACCCCCTGGAGTTCCTCCGGTTCAGCGCGCTCGCCGCCTTCGTCCCGCTCATCTCCACCGGCGTCCGCGGCCACGCTCGGCTGTGCAACATCGCGAGCGTCGGCTACTTCGTGCTGCTCGTCGTCCTCACCGTCCCCATCAGCGGCGAGCTCCGGCAGCAGTTGGACAGCGCCATGCTGTGGGCCATCCTCATCGCTCTCACCCGGTTCGCCAGCCACACGGTCGACCGGCTGCGCCGGGAGACCCGCGCGCAGGCCGGGCTCCGGGTCGACGCGTTGCGCCAGCAGCGCCGCGGCATCGCGCACGACCTGCACGACACCGTGGCCTACTCCACCACGACGATGATCATGCGGGCCGAGCAGATGAAGCTGCGCGCGACCGACCCGGAGTTGCAGGCGGACCTCGACTTCATCATCACCACCGGGAGGCGCTCGGTCCGCGACCTGCGCGGCATGATGGAGACGCTGCGCCGCAACGACCCGGCGCTCGACACCGGCGAGGTCAGCATGTGGCGGCTGGTCAAGGTGTCCGACGTGATCGTCGAGCGCGTGGCTGAGCTCGCCGCCCACGGCCTCGCGCTGCAGGTCAGCGCCCCCGACGACCTGGACTCGCTGCCCGAGTCGGTGCGCGAGACACTGGGCAAGCTGATCGTGGAGGCCACCTCCAACATGGTCAAGCACGCCGCCCCGGGCCCCTGCCGGCTGCTGATCGAAAGCGATGCGGCCTGGGTGGAGGCGGTGTTCACCAACCGGGTCGACCCCCAACTGCCGATCTCGGACGAGGGGTTGGGACTGCTCGGCGCGGCGGAACGCGTCGAGGCGCTCGGGGGCGAACTGGAAGCCACGGAGGCGTCGGGCACCTGGATCGTGCGCGCCCAGCTTCCGTTGGGGGAATAA
- a CDS encoding SGNH hydrolase domain-containing protein, whose product MSYGVYLVHWPLLITLLVVQDASRAGAIEGLILIALSVRAGSLLTRYVDAPIRFSRSLALLPGRAVLVIALAVAVGVTPSLLIQSALDRQTARILAGAALNNPGAAVLLGSSSGPQDPDAPPIPLPEDIKWDWGNIDDLSCKGPYKPTDPSLAAACRQTATGEPGKVIVAVGNSRTQQMIGSYLPLAEANGYTIVSIIKSGCPLDTTTTWEGCLDWNVELRDYLVALHPAAVVTNTTQIDPGQREKRTPGVEGLIGDLTGAGIAVIGFRDAPRLPWDPPACLHERSEEQCTVPTRGMFGEAELNRGLASSVRGSGAFHPIDLTDYFCPGGECVPIIGNVHVYMDAVHPTRTYVRTIAPEVDRQLSSSGWRW is encoded by the coding sequence ATGTCCTACGGCGTCTACCTGGTGCACTGGCCCCTGCTCATCACCCTGCTGGTCGTGCAGGACGCCAGCCGCGCCGGGGCCATCGAGGGACTGATCCTGATCGCACTGTCGGTGCGCGCCGGGTCGCTGCTGACCCGCTACGTCGACGCGCCGATCCGCTTCTCCCGCAGTCTGGCGCTGCTCCCCGGCCGGGCGGTCCTGGTGATCGCGCTGGCCGTCGCGGTGGGGGTCACGCCGTCGCTCCTGATCCAGTCCGCGCTGGACCGACAGACCGCCCGGATCCTCGCCGGCGCCGCCCTCAACAACCCCGGCGCGGCGGTGCTGCTCGGGTCCTCCTCCGGTCCGCAGGACCCGGACGCGCCGCCCATCCCGCTGCCCGAGGACATCAAGTGGGACTGGGGCAACATCGACGACCTGTCGTGCAAGGGGCCCTACAAGCCGACCGACCCCAGCCTGGCGGCGGCCTGCCGGCAGACGGCCACGGGGGAACCGGGCAAGGTGATCGTGGCGGTGGGCAACTCCCGCACGCAGCAGATGATCGGGTCCTACCTGCCGCTCGCCGAGGCCAACGGCTACACGATCGTGTCGATCATCAAGTCGGGCTGCCCGCTGGACACCACCACCACGTGGGAGGGCTGCCTGGACTGGAACGTCGAACTGCGGGACTACCTCGTGGCGTTGCACCCGGCGGCCGTCGTCACCAACACCACCCAGATCGACCCGGGGCAGCGCGAGAAGCGCACCCCCGGCGTCGAGGGCCTCATCGGCGACCTGACGGGCGCCGGCATCGCCGTGATCGGGTTCCGGGACGCCCCCCGCCTGCCCTGGGATCCACCCGCCTGCCTGCACGAGCGGAGCGAGGAGCAGTGCACGGTCCCGACGCGGGGCATGTTCGGGGAGGCCGAACTCAACCGCGGGCTGGCGAGCTCGGTCCGCGGCTCGGGAGCGTTCCACCCCATCGACCTGACCGACTACTTCTGCCCCGGCGGCGAGTGCGTGCCCATCATCGGCAACGTCCACGTCTACATGGACGCCGTCCATCCCACGCGCACGTACGTCCGCACGATCGCCCCCGAGGTCGACCGCCAGCTCTCCTCCTCCGGCTGGCGCTGGTAG
- a CDS encoding LacI family DNA-binding transcriptional regulator → MDTRRPTSADVARVAGVSRATVSYVLNGSTRQSIPESTRARVRAAAESLGYTPNPAARALRSGRSTVVLFVVRHTPYGSNVGLATARLAERAAERGLTLLVWQSGPGQPLAGAITHLQPRVVMSFYPLPDADLGALAAHHIPYACTAGSETMSRREDEVSALQVGYLADRGTAGSAT, encoded by the coding sequence GTGGACACCAGGCGACCGACCAGCGCCGACGTCGCGCGGGTGGCCGGCGTCTCGCGCGCCACCGTCAGCTACGTCCTCAACGGCTCGACGCGTCAGTCGATCCCCGAGTCGACCCGGGCCCGGGTCCGCGCCGCGGCCGAGTCGCTCGGCTACACCCCGAACCCGGCCGCGCGGGCGCTGCGTTCCGGGCGCTCCACCGTCGTGCTCTTCGTCGTGCGGCACACCCCGTACGGCAGCAACGTGGGCCTGGCGACCGCGCGGCTCGCGGAGCGGGCCGCCGAGCGTGGGCTGACGCTGCTGGTCTGGCAGTCCGGCCCCGGCCAGCCGCTGGCGGGGGCGATCACGCATCTGCAGCCGCGCGTCGTCATGTCGTTCTACCCGCTGCCCGACGCAGACCTGGGCGCGCTGGCCGCCCACCACATCCCCTACGCGTGCACCGCGGGCTCCGAGACGATGTCCCGCCGCGAGGACGAGGTCTCAGCGCTGCAGGTCGGCTACCTCGCCGACCGGGGCACCGCCGGCTCGGCTACCTGA
- a CDS encoding 5-oxoprolinase subunit PxpA: MDLHADLGESFGAWTMGADADLLDVVTSANVACGFHAGDPLTMRRTAAAAAARGVTVGAHPAYRDLAGFGRRFLDVAPDELAADVLYQLGALEAACRAAGTRVAYVKPHGALYNAIVHHEAQARAVVEAVAAFDPTLPVLGLPGSAVLREAERAGLRPVIEAFADRAYTPAGTLVSRREPGAVVHDEAEVVARAVRFATEGTVVAQDGSVVRVDPASLCVHGDTPGAARLAAAVRDALAAAGVTVAPFAP, from the coding sequence ATCGACCTCCACGCCGACCTGGGTGAGTCGTTCGGAGCCTGGACGATGGGCGCCGACGCCGACCTGCTGGACGTCGTCACCTCCGCGAACGTCGCCTGCGGCTTCCACGCCGGTGACCCGCTGACCATGCGCCGCACCGCCGCGGCCGCCGCCGCCCGCGGCGTCACGGTCGGGGCCCATCCCGCCTACCGCGACCTGGCCGGCTTCGGCCGCCGCTTCCTCGACGTCGCGCCGGACGAACTGGCCGCCGACGTCCTCTACCAGCTGGGTGCCCTCGAGGCCGCCTGCCGGGCGGCGGGCACCCGCGTCGCCTACGTGAAGCCACACGGCGCCCTCTACAACGCGATCGTCCACCACGAGGCGCAGGCGCGGGCCGTCGTGGAGGCGGTCGCCGCCTTCGACCCGACGCTGCCCGTGCTGGGCCTGCCCGGCTCGGCGGTGCTGCGCGAGGCCGAGCGCGCCGGACTGCGGCCGGTCATCGAGGCGTTCGCGGACCGCGCGTACACCCCCGCGGGCACGCTGGTGTCGCGCCGGGAGCCCGGGGCCGTCGTGCACGACGAGGCCGAGGTCGTCGCCCGGGCCGTCCGGTTCGCGACCGAGGGCACCGTCGTCGCGCAGGACGGATCGGTCGTCCGGGTCGACCCCGCCTCGCTGTGCGTCCACGGCGACACGCCCGGGGCGGCCCGGCTCGCGGCCGCCGTCCGCGACGCCCTCGCCGCGGCGGGCGTCACCGTCGCCCCCTTCGCGCCGTGA